The genomic DNA ATAAACTTTGGGTTGCTGCGGGGTACAACATCAACGAACTCCGATCCAGGGGCATGTCGTATTCAATGTCTAGCATCCCCTCCTCAAGAGGAAAGCAAGCATAACCAACCAATGCACCGGAGCGGCGGTGGATAATTTCCTGTTTACTTGCACGCCAACCGCCGCCACCCGGTGATTGGTAACGTTCGCCCATAAACTTTCATGCCGATACCTGATTCCGAACGAGCCGTAGTGGAGGACGCGAAGGTACGTGACTACCTTCTCAATCCGGCGCATCCTGACGGTGGTTCCAAGGCGATCTGGTTTCACTCGCTTGGCTACGACCGCGATGAATCGCACCACCTTGCCGCCGCTCTACTTGCCATCGCTCGAAATTGCCGAACGTTCGATACCGAAACCACTGGCTTTGGTGTAAAATACAAGGCGTTGGGGACTGTTGGGCGGCCCGAACACCGCCCCGGTGTCGTTTTGACTGTCTGGATCGTCGAGGACGATGATCCTCCACGACTGGTAACTGCGTATCCTGAATGATTGCCATGATTGCCGAACACTCGCTCGTTGTCCTTGATGCTGATCCGCCTCACGAGAAACTCACTCGCGGCGACGTGGGGACCGTTGTGCACGTCTACAAGGGCGGTAGGGGATACGAAGTCGAATTTGTTGATGGTGGTGGTCAGACAGTTGCGCTTGTAACCGTCGGTTCCGACGATGTGCGGCCCATCAAGGCTGGTGAACTGCTCCACACCCGCAAAACCGCATAGGGGCGGAGAAAATAAAGTGTCAGGACGCTTTCAGACACGCCGGTTTATTAGAGAGTCCGGACCGCTTTGATTTTGCATGAACAAAGAATGAACAGCTGGGGCATCTCTCTCGAAATGGAGACAGCGATCCGCGAACGTGATCAGGCGTGCGTTTACTGCGGGATTGCATTCCTCGAAGCGGGCGCGAATGGCGGTTCACGAAAACGCGTTGCGACCTGGGAGCACATCGAAAACGACGCTCGCATCGTTACGCTGGAGAACATCGCCTTGTGTTGCAATTCATGCAACGCAAGCAAGGGAGCAAAAGAGTTGGTGGGCTGGCTGGCATCTGACTACTGCCAACGTAAGAGCATTTCCCGGGATTCTGTCGCGAGCGTCGTCCAGGCACACTTGGTCTAGCCCCAGATCGAACTCACACGCCATGGCACCTTGGGGTTGGCTAAGAAGAGACGAACCCGGAGGGAGACACGTTGGAGTTTCATGTAGATGTGTCGCCCTCCGGGCTTTGTTGTGTTTGGCGATCTTGGGACCGGTGACTGACGCCACCGGCAGTTGATGTGACGCCCTTCGGGCTCTGCGGGTCCAGTCGGCCACAACCAACCTGCGACTACTCAGGCCGGAGGCTGACACACGACCTGCCGGCGGTGTAAGCCGCCGGGGTCCAGAACCGCACTCAAAACCTTCTCAGGCCGGAGTCCGACACAGGAACTGCCGGTGGTGTAAACCACCGGTAGGCACCGCCTAGCAAGAATCGACCAGACCGGAGGGCGGCACATGGGCTTCTGGTATGTGTCGCCCTCCGGGCTTTGTTGTGTTTGGCGATCTTGGAACCGGTGGTTTACACCACCGGCAGTTGCTGTTCCGCCCTCCGGGCTCTGCCAGTCCGGTCGGCGACAACCAACCGTCGCCTACTCAGGCCGGAGGCCGACACGCGACCTGCCGGCGGTGTAAGCCGCCGGGGTCCAGAACCGCACTCAAAACCTTTTCAGGCCGGAGGCCGACACAGGAATTGCCGGTGGTGTAAACCACCGGTAGGCACCGCCCAGCAAGAATCGACCAGGCCGGAGGACGACACATGGGCTTCTGGTATGTGTCGCCCTCCGGGCTTTGTTGTGTTTGGCGATCTTGGAACCGGTGGTTTACACCACCGGCAGTTGCTGTTCCGCCCTCCGGGCTCTGCCAGTCCGGTCGGCGACAACCAACCGTCGCCTACTCAGGCCGGAGGCCGACACGCGACCTGCCGGCGGTGTAAGCCGCCGGGGTCCAGAACCGCACTCAAAACCTTCTCAGGCCGGAGTCCGACACACGACTTGCCGGTGGTGTAAACCACCGGTAGGCACCGCCTAGCAAGAATCGACCAGACCGGAGGACGACAAATGAGCTTCTGAATGTGTCGCCCTCCGGGCTTTGTTGTGGCCAGCGATCCTGGGACCGGTGTTTTACACCACGGGCAGTTCCTGTTCCGCCCTCCGGACTCGGCCAGTTCCACACCACCTACACTAGCGGTCCGGTTTGTTAAAGTGTTATTGCGTCTTTGAATTCGCCAGAAGGTTTTACTTTCCTGCCACAACCGCATAAGTCGCCAGCCCGAGCATGATGCTGGTCACCGGTCCCCACAACCGCCGCTCGGGGCGTGACGGTGTGATCCAGTTCAGCAGCGTGCTG from Rosistilla oblonga includes the following:
- a CDS encoding HNH endonuclease; translation: MNSWGISLEMETAIRERDQACVYCGIAFLEAGANGGSRKRVATWEHIENDARIVTLENIALCCNSCNASKGAKELVGWLASDYCQRKSISRDSVASVVQAHLV
- a CDS encoding DUF6883 domain-containing protein, with the protein product MPIPDSERAVVEDAKVRDYLLNPAHPDGGSKAIWFHSLGYDRDESHHLAAALLAIARNCRTFDTETTGFGVKYKALGTVGRPEHRPGVVLTVWIVEDDDPPRLVTAYPE
- a CDS encoding DUF4926 domain-containing protein, whose protein sequence is MIAEHSLVVLDADPPHEKLTRGDVGTVVHVYKGGRGYEVEFVDGGGQTVALVTVGSDDVRPIKAGELLHTRKTA